In one window of Cytophagaceae bacterium ABcell3 DNA:
- a CDS encoding efflux RND transporter permease subunit, with protein MIKLSFKNPYLVVVFSVIVIILSGVLIPRMPVDILPQFKKSAMQILTLYPGMPAEVVEKDITSRMERWTGQSPGIEKQVSKSIMGVSIVTNFYGEDVDPAEAMANTSSYAMSDMYYQPPGTLPPMVQPFDPTASIPLMLLTVSSDEKNGKELYDVAYYALRQMLSGVKGIIAPAAYGGSLRRITVYVDPARMEALGISQTQVSDAIQKNTTMIPSGIAQVGDINYGVDAKGMIGDIREFDDIVVTYKNGKPVYIKDIGRTEDASVIQTNIARVDGKEQVYLPIFKRPNANTIESVEAVKEAIPQLQARLPDDVKLNVIFDQSSYVRQSISGLAWAGIGGLALVVVVLVLFLGNFRSALVVSISLPLSVLFAFIVLYATGQAINSITLGGIALVLGLLVDNSIVVLENIDRHMKMDKKPYQAALDASMEVSMPVLASTLVIMVVFLPVMFLTGIAKFLFSPLAITVAGAMVGSYIFSLTLIPLAAAYLFKDKLPKAGERPKRNFLGFFQRFIDRQKDSYQKILGYVLKKRVAVLVVTGGLFGFSLYILSNLGYELFPKADVGQMEIQVRMESGMPLPLTERTIAQMEEAIKEELGSDLEQVISNIGIFYDLPAAYTPNSGTQDAFIGVQLKEDHRISTFDYVPVLRERFHKEFPGVEISFNTGGMITAALNEGKPAPIDVQVKGNDLKVLRNISERIRDTVALIPATRDVRVLQRIDQPSKDISIDRIKAAELGVEPLDAIKNMVAALNSTATYDKAFWIDEGNGNHYYVGVTYPEFLINDEQVFSNVTVTSKTHDKPVPFRNFARITEKNSPVEINHHNLNREFNVYANVEGMDVGRVSDEIRRRIDAMELSKGYSVSFEGETGIIDKSFSELGLGLVLAAILAFLIITPLFRSFRLPFIIILAFPLGIIGVAFLMWGIGTLLSIQSIMGIIMMVGISVSYGNILIDRMNSLRQEGKALTDAIISGAGDRFRPVLMTAATTIFGLLPTAIGLSKGSEANMPLAITVIGGTFMATLLTLFVIPVLYSFIAKK; from the coding sequence ATGATAAAACTGTCATTTAAAAACCCATATCTGGTGGTGGTGTTTTCCGTCATTGTCATCATTCTTTCCGGGGTGCTGATACCCCGGATGCCGGTGGACATACTGCCACAGTTTAAAAAATCTGCCATGCAGATTCTGACCCTTTATCCAGGCATGCCTGCTGAAGTGGTAGAAAAAGACATTACCAGCCGTATGGAACGGTGGACCGGCCAATCGCCCGGAATAGAAAAGCAAGTTTCCAAAAGCATAATGGGGGTAAGCATCGTTACCAACTTTTATGGTGAGGATGTGGACCCTGCCGAGGCCATGGCCAATACGTCTTCTTATGCCATGTCTGATATGTATTACCAGCCACCGGGAACACTTCCGCCAATGGTGCAGCCCTTTGACCCTACGGCTTCTATTCCTTTAATGCTACTTACGGTAAGCAGTGATGAGAAAAACGGGAAAGAGCTTTATGATGTGGCTTATTATGCCCTGCGGCAGATGCTGAGTGGTGTGAAAGGCATAATTGCACCTGCAGCTTATGGTGGTTCACTGCGCCGGATTACTGTTTATGTAGATCCTGCTAGAATGGAAGCACTGGGCATATCTCAAACACAGGTAAGCGATGCTATTCAAAAAAACACTACCATGATTCCTTCAGGCATTGCGCAGGTAGGCGACATCAACTATGGGGTTGATGCAAAAGGTATGATTGGAGATATCAGGGAGTTTGATGACATAGTGGTAACCTACAAAAACGGCAAGCCTGTTTATATAAAAGATATTGGCCGTACGGAAGATGCCAGTGTCATCCAAACCAACATTGCGCGGGTGGATGGAAAGGAGCAGGTTTACCTTCCTATATTCAAGAGGCCCAATGCCAACACCATTGAATCGGTGGAAGCGGTCAAGGAAGCCATTCCTCAACTTCAGGCACGTCTTCCTGACGATGTGAAGCTAAACGTCATCTTTGACCAGTCTTCTTATGTGCGGCAATCCATCTCCGGACTTGCCTGGGCCGGTATCGGAGGACTTGCGCTTGTAGTGGTTGTTCTGGTGCTGTTTTTAGGAAATTTCAGGTCGGCACTGGTCGTTTCTATAAGCCTTCCTTTGTCGGTGCTTTTTGCCTTTATCGTCCTTTACGCAACGGGGCAGGCCATCAACAGTATAACTCTTGGAGGAATAGCGCTTGTGCTGGGGCTTCTGGTAGATAATTCCATTGTGGTGTTGGAAAACATTGACCGGCACATGAAGATGGATAAAAAGCCTTATCAAGCAGCCCTTGATGCATCCATGGAGGTTTCTATGCCGGTGCTTGCATCCACATTGGTTATTATGGTAGTATTCCTTCCCGTTATGTTCCTTACGGGAATAGCCAAATTCTTGTTTTCTCCGCTGGCAATTACAGTGGCAGGTGCCATGGTTGGCTCTTATATTTTCTCTCTCACACTTATCCCCCTTGCGGCTGCTTATTTATTTAAAGATAAACTGCCCAAAGCTGGAGAGCGGCCAAAGAGAAATTTTCTTGGGTTTTTCCAGAGGTTTATAGATAGACAGAAGGACTCTTATCAGAAGATATTGGGGTATGTACTTAAAAAACGTGTGGCTGTTCTGGTTGTCACCGGTGGGCTTTTCGGTTTTTCTCTGTATATATTAAGTAACCTTGGCTATGAGCTTTTCCCGAAAGCGGATGTCGGGCAAATGGAGATTCAGGTGAGGATGGAATCCGGTATGCCGCTTCCACTGACAGAAAGAACCATTGCACAAATGGAAGAAGCGATAAAAGAGGAGCTGGGCAGTGATCTGGAACAGGTGATTTCCAACATTGGTATATTTTATGACCTTCCGGCTGCTTATACACCTAACTCCGGTACGCAGGATGCTTTTATCGGGGTGCAGTTAAAAGAAGACCACCGGATAAGTACTTTTGACTATGTGCCTGTGCTCAGGGAACGGTTCCATAAGGAGTTTCCGGGCGTGGAAATCAGCTTCAATACAGGTGGTATGATTACGGCTGCACTCAACGAGGGCAAGCCTGCCCCTATAGATGTGCAGGTAAAAGGTAATGACCTTAAAGTGCTTCGTAATATTTCCGAAAGGATAAGGGATACGGTTGCACTTATTCCCGCTACCCGCGATGTGCGCGTGCTTCAGCGTATTGACCAGCCATCTAAGGATATAAGCATAGACCGGATAAAAGCTGCCGAATTGGGTGTGGAACCGTTGGATGCGATTAAAAATATGGTGGCTGCACTGAACTCTACCGCTACTTATGACAAAGCTTTCTGGATTGATGAAGGAAATGGCAACCACTATTATGTAGGTGTGACCTATCCTGAATTCCTTATTAACGATGAGCAGGTTTTCAGCAATGTAACTGTAACAAGCAAAACCCATGATAAGCCGGTTCCATTCAGGAATTTCGCCAGAATTACAGAAAAAAATTCCCCTGTGGAAATAAACCATCATAATCTTAACCGGGAGTTTAATGTCTATGCCAATGTGGAAGGTATGGATGTGGGGCGTGTATCGGATGAAATCCGCAGAAGGATTGACGCTATGGAGCTTTCCAAAGGATATTCTGTCAGTTTTGAAGGTGAAACGGGTATTATCGACAAGTCCTTTTCGGAACTTGGCCTCGGGCTTGTTCTTGCGGCAATTCTGGCATTTCTGATCATTACGCCGCTCTTCCGCTCCTTCAGGCTTCCGTTTATCATTATCCTTGCTTTTCCTTTGGGAATTATCGGAGTGGCCTTCCTGATGTGGGGGATAGGTACTTTGCTCAGCATTCAATCCATTATGGGAATCATCATGATGGTGGGGATTTCAGTTTCTTACGGAAATATTCTCATAGACCGGATGAACAGCCTGAGACAGGAAGGAAAGGCGCTGACAGATGCTATCATCTCAGGTGCCGGAGACCGTTTCCGGCCGGTGCTGATGACAGCAGCGACTACTATTTTTGGCCTTCTGCCTACAGCCATAGGGCTGAGCAAGGGTAGTGAAGCCAATATGCCACTGGCCATTACGGTTATCGGAGGTACTTTTATGGCTACGCTTCTCACGCTTTTTGTAATTCCTGTTCTTTATTCTTTCATAGCTAAAAAATAG